Within the Gordonia westfalica genome, the region GAACCATGATTAACAAATCATGGTGACGCACTGGGGCCGAGCAACCTCTCGCTCGAACCCGACAGCTGACTTCGTAGGCGCGTGGAGAGAGGAATTCGATCTATGTCCGGACGTCACCGCAAGCAGACGACCAGCTCGACCACCAAGACCATCACCAAGGTCGCCCTCACCGGCGCCGTCCTCGGTGGCGGAGCAGCCCTCCTCGGCACCGGTACCGCGAACGCCGCGACCGACGCGGAATGGAACAAGGTCGCCCAGTGTGAGTCCGGCGGTAACTGGGCCATCAACACCGGCAACGGCTACCACGGCGGCCTGCAGTTCTCGCCGAGCACCTGGAGCGGCCACGGCGGCGGCGAGTTCGCCCCGACCGCCGAGCAGGCCACCCGCGAAGAGCAGATCGTCGTCGCCGAGCGCGTCCTCGCGTCGCAGGGCAAGGGCGCATGGCCCACCTGTGGTGTCGGACTGTCGGGTCACACCCCGCGCACCGCGCCGAGCGAGGCTCCCGCCCCGATCCTCAAGAAGCTCCAGGACGGCAACGGCAGCTTCAGCTTCGTCAAGGCCCCTGAGGCCAAGAGCACCGACGATGTCGCCAACCAGGTTTCCTCGGCCCTCACCGACGCCGGTGTGAGCCCCGAGGTCAAGAACCTCTGGAACGCCGCCAAGAGCAGCGGTGTCTCGCTGAGTCCCGAGCAGATCAAGCTGTTCAACGACAACAAGCACCTGCTGCCCAACCCCTGATCTGTGGGTAGCCCGGACACCGATCCGGAGCACCACAGAGGGCCACAGACGAAGGGCCCCGCACGATGAGCGATCCGTGCGGGGCCCTTTTCCAATTCTCAGGTGGCTTCCCTCATCTCCGCGACGTCTGATCCGAGAACCTGCAGCAGGGCGAGTGCCTCGGCGTCCGCGGAACCCGCCGGGGCACTGTAGAGAACAAGATGCTGATCGCGTTCGGCGAGTTCCAGCGAATCGCAGTCGACCGTGATCTTTCCGACGACGGGATGCTGCAGGCTCTTGCGGAGCGTCGGCGCGGCCGCGACGTCGTGCTGATCCCACAGTCGAGCGAACTGTGCGCTGCCTCCGCGGAGATCCTCGATCAGGCCGACGACCGCCGGATCCGAGGGATAGCGGGTCGCTGCGAGCCGCAACCTGGCGACGACGTGGTGCCGGAACTCGGCGCCGTCGGAAATGCCGTACAGCGACGCCGCCGCGTCGTCGGCGAGGAACGCCCGACGCGCGAGGTTGCGTTCGGTCGGGCCGAGATCGGTGAAGTCCTCCATCAGTGCGGCGGCCAGTTCGTTCCACGCGAGGACCTCGAAGATCGCCGACATCACGAATCCCGCGGTCTGCGGCACGCGGCCCAGCAACGCGACGATGCTCGGACGCACGTCACGTCGGTGGAGTGCAGTGCGGAGTGGGGCTGTTCCGGCGAGCATGTGCAGGTGGTCGGACTCCTCCCCGGTGAGCAGCAGCGCGCCGGCGATGCCGACGAGCACCTCCGCCGACGGCCGGGGCGCGCGGCCCTGCTCGAGCCGCACGTAGTACTCGGTCGAGATGTGTGCGAGCACCGCGACCTCCTCCCGCCGCAGCCCGGGAGTCCGTCGTCGGCTACCTGTCGGCAGACCGACGTCCTCCGGCCGCAATCGCTCACGACGGCTCCGGAGAAACGAGGCGAGTCCGTGCTTGTCCATACGTCGAGTGTGCGTGCTCGCGGCCGTCGGAGAGTAGTACAAGCTGTGCCTGCCTGAGCTCGCACGCCGCGACCACGCTGGATGCCATGACCCACAACACCGACATCCGTCCCACCCAGCCCATCGGCCTGCTCACCGGCAAGGTCATCTTCATCAGCGGCGCCAGCCGCGGGATCGGCGCTGCCGCAGCGCACCTGTTCGCCGACGAGGGCGCCTCGGTCGTGCTGGGCGCACGCGGCGTCGATGCCCTCGACCGGATCGTCGACGAGATCCGCAGCACCGGCGGCACCGCCGACGCGGTCGCCCTCGACCTGTCCGACGACGCGAGTGTCCACGCCGCGATCGCCCGCGCGGAGGAACTCCACGGCCGTCTCGACGGCGCCTTCAACAACGGTGCCGTCGTACAGGAAGAACCCGGTCCGCTGCAGAACACCACGGACACCGACATCCAGCGGCAGTTCACGGTGAACTTCCGCGCCCACTGGATCGCGATGAACGCCCAGGCAGATCTGATGCGCCGCGGCGGAGGCGGCGCGATCGTGAACACCTCGAGCATCGGGGCGCGCCGCGCCAACCCCGACCTGCCCGCCTACGGCGCGATGAAGCGCGCGCTGAACAGCATCACCGAGACCGCAGCCGTCAGCTGGGCGCGCGACGGTATCCGCGTCAACGGACTCACGCCGGGCGGCACCTCGACCGAGATGATCGACGAGTGGGAAGCAGCCAGCCCGGGCGTCACCGAGTGGATCAGCAACTCCACCCCGCTCGGCCGGATGGCCGAGCGGGGTGGAGATCGCCGAGGTGGCCGCATTCCTGCTCAGCGACCGCGCCTCCTTCGTCACCGGCGCGATCGTGCCGGTCGACGGCGGCGCCGGCGCCTGAGCCGCACCGCTCCCGGAGCCTCGAAGGGCTACGCCGAGTTGATCCACTCCTCGGTGCCGTCGTCGTAGAACTGGTGCTTCCAGACCGGAAGGCGCGCCTTCACCGCGTCGACGAGCCGGGCGCACGTCTCGAACGCGGCACGACGATGATCGGCGGCCACGGCCACCACGAAGGCGACATCGCCGATCTCGAGCTCTCCGACCCGATGCGAGACCGCGACCGCGCGCACGCCGTCGACCGCCGAGACCTCCTCGACGACCTCGGCGAGCACCTTCGGCGCCGTCGGGTGGGCGGAGTAGTCCAGGGCGGCGACGGTACGGCCGCTGTCGTGATCGCGGACCGCGCCGACGAAGCCGACGATCGCGCCGGCCTTGCCGTCGGCGGCGTCGGCGACCATCGCCTCGTGGTCGGCGAGCCCGATCGGCGTCTGAGCCACCGCGGTGTGTACGACTACGGTCATTCGCGAATCCTGTCTGGTCGCGGCGATCGGGGGATTGTTCAGTGATCCCCGCCGCGGATCTGGTCGAGGGCATGGTGCACGACGCCGGTGAGGACGGCCAGACCGTCCCGCACGCCGCCGGTCGAACCGGGCAGGTTCACCACCAGTGTCGTCCCGGCGACACCTGCGATGCCACGGGAGAGGACGGCGGTCGGCACCTTGGGCAGTCCGGCGGCGCGGATGGCGTCGGCCAGGCCGGGGATCTCGACGTCGAGCAGCGGCCGCGTCTCCTCGGGCGTGCGGTCGGTGGGTGCCAGACCTGTTCCGCCGGTGGTGATCACGAGGTCGACGCCGGCGTAGACGGCGGCGCGGATCGCGGCGCCCACCGGCGGCCCGTCGGCAACCACGTCGCGTTCGGCGACACGGAACCCCTGTTCGACCAGCCAGTCCTCGATGATCGGGCCGGTCCGGTCCGGATAGACCCCGTTGCTCGCGCGCGTCGACGCGACGACGATCTGCGCGACGCGTTGCGGCGCGGTGGAGGTGGGAACGGTCTCAGCCATCGGCCGGGTCGTCCCGGTACCAGTCGCCGGATTTGCCGCCGGTCTTCTCGAGCAACCGGATGCCGTCCATGTGCGCGCGCTTGTCCACGGCCTTGACCATGTCGTGCAGGGTCAGCCCCGTGACGGCGACCGCGGTCAGGGCCTCCATCTCGACGCCCGTCTGGCCGGAGGTGGCTACGGTCGCGGTCACGTCGATGGAATCGGTGCCGATGGTGAAGCCGACCTCCACCGACGACAACGCCAGCTGATGGCACAGCGGGATCAGCTCGTCGGTGCGCTTGGCCGCCATGATCCCGGCGATGCGCGCGGTTGCGAGCACGTCGCCTTTGGGCAGCTTCGACTCACTCAGGAGGCCGATCACCTCGGCCGTGGTGTGAAAGGTGCCGCCTGCGGTCGCACGACGCTTCGTCGGCGCCTTGTGCCCGACGTCGACCATGCGCGCCGTCCCGGAGCTGTCGATGTGGGACAGGCGGCCGGCGCCTTCATCCGGAGAGACCGACCCGCCGCTGGGAGTTCCGGTGGTCGGCATCGGTGTCAGCGGTTGACGACCGTCTTCGACTGCACGAAGGGCAGGTCGTCGACCGGGAGCGGGAACTCGACGTCACCGAACGGGGACAGCGCACCCGAGATGTGCGTCGCGAGCTCGGAGACCGCGTGGTCGGGATGGTTACCGTCCTCGTCCTTCGGCCAGCCGTTGTCGACGTACTGCTTCTTGCCGGAGTCACCACTGTTGTTTGCCACGGGAGCATTGTGCCACGCCATTCGAATGAAAGAAGTGCGGTGTCCGGGCATGGTGGCCGGACCGGGGCTATCGTCGTCGCATCACAGGTCACGCCGGCAGGAGGCGCTGATGGCCCACCACCCTGAACAGGTCGCCGGCTACCGCGTGATCAGCCGCCTCGGCACGGGCGGCATGGGGACTGTCTACCTGGTGGAGAACCCGCAACTGCGGCGTCGCGAGGCGCTCAAGGTCATCTCCGTCGCCGAGACCGTCGACGAGGAGTTCGTCCGCCGGTTCAGCCGGGAGGCCCAGACCGCGGCCGCCCTCGACCACCCGAACATCGTCACGATCTATCACTACGGCGTCACCGACGACGACCCCTGGTTCACGATGGCCTACCTCGACGGGCGGGACCTGCGTCGTGGTTCGTTCCGGCCCGACGAGATCCTCACGGTCGTCGACCGCGTCGCCGACGCCCTCGACTACGCCCACGCGAACGGCGTCGTCCACCGCGACATCAAGCCGGGCAACATCCTCGTCACCAGGCGGGCGATGGACGGCGCTCTCGACCGTGTCGTGGTTCTCGACTTCGGGATCGCG harbors:
- a CDS encoding transglycosylase family protein, which translates into the protein MSGRHRKQTTSSTTKTITKVALTGAVLGGGAALLGTGTANAATDAEWNKVAQCESGGNWAINTGNGYHGGLQFSPSTWSGHGGGEFAPTAEQATREEQIVVAERVLASQGKGAWPTCGVGLSGHTPRTAPSEAPAPILKKLQDGNGSFSFVKAPEAKSTDDVANQVSSALTDAGVSPEVKNLWNAAKSSGVSLSPEQIKLFNDNKHLLPNP
- a CDS encoding helix-turn-helix domain-containing protein; amino-acid sequence: MDKHGLASFLRSRRERLRPEDVGLPTGSRRRTPGLRREEVAVLAHISTEYYVRLEQGRAPRPSAEVLVGIAGALLLTGEESDHLHMLAGTAPLRTALHRRDVRPSIVALLGRVPQTAGFVMSAIFEVLAWNELAAALMEDFTDLGPTERNLARRAFLADDAAASLYGISDGAEFRHHVVARLRLAATRYPSDPAVVGLIEDLRGGSAQFARLWDQHDVAAAPTLRKSLQHPVVGKITVDCDSLELAERDQHLVLYSAPAGSADAEALALLQVLGSDVAEMREAT
- a CDS encoding SDR family NAD(P)-dependent oxidoreductase encodes the protein MTHNTDIRPTQPIGLLTGKVIFISGASRGIGAAAAHLFADEGASVVLGARGVDALDRIVDEIRSTGGTADAVALDLSDDASVHAAIARAEELHGRLDGAFNNGAVVQEEPGPLQNTTDTDIQRQFTVNFRAHWIAMNAQADLMRRGGGGAIVNTSSIGARRANPDLPAYGAMKRALNSITETAAVSWARDGIRVNGLTPGGTSTEMIDEWEAASPGVTEWISNSTPLGRMAERGGDRRGGRIPAQRPRLLRHRRDRAGRRRRRRLSRTAPGASKGYAELIHSSVPSS
- a CDS encoding molybdenum cofactor biosynthesis protein MoaE, with product MTVVVHTAVAQTPIGLADHEAMVADAADGKAGAIVGFVGAVRDHDSGRTVAALDYSAHPTAPKVLAEVVEEVSAVDGVRAVAVSHRVGELEIGDVAFVVAVAADHRRAAFETCARLVDAVKARLPVWKHQFYDDGTEEWINSA
- a CDS encoding MogA/MoaB family molybdenum cofactor biosynthesis protein gives rise to the protein MAETVPTSTAPQRVAQIVVASTRASNGVYPDRTGPIIEDWLVEQGFRVAERDVVADGPPVGAAIRAAVYAGVDLVITTGGTGLAPTDRTPEETRPLLDVEIPGLADAIRAAGLPKVPTAVLSRGIAGVAGTTLVVNLPGSTGGVRDGLAVLTGVVHHALDQIRGGDH
- the moaC gene encoding cyclic pyranopterin monophosphate synthase MoaC, which translates into the protein MPTTGTPSGGSVSPDEGAGRLSHIDSSGTARMVDVGHKAPTKRRATAGGTFHTTAEVIGLLSESKLPKGDVLATARIAGIMAAKRTDELIPLCHQLALSSVEVGFTIGTDSIDVTATVATSGQTGVEMEALTAVAVTGLTLHDMVKAVDKRAHMDGIRLLEKTGGKSGDWYRDDPADG